The genomic stretch acaaaaaaagagaatcacaaatacagcatggggtgggggcagtcgCGGAGTCAATAAGTTGTGGTCCGGCAGGGGCAGGCCCTGCTCACAGTCTCACACTCACACCCAGAATCCTTAAAAGATACAGGTTGTAAAAATCTACGATCCCTCAGGCTCGTTCACAAGAGTAAAATCTCATGTCCCCAACACACCCAGAGTCAGGAGACAGCTGGGGAGGATGGGGGGCCATCAGAAAAGAGAcacactggggggtgggggggagcgggCACAAGACCAGGTGAGAACAGGCAGAGAAGAGACCAGCGTGGGAGGGACTCGAGAAAGAGACAGCCAGAGACACTGCCCCCAAACGACCAGAGGGGCCCGGGACAATCAGAAGAGACAGCTAGAGACAGCCAGAGGAAAacgggagcctgacacaggctgcCTCGAAGGTTCCAGAAGCAGTGCTTCCAATTCAACGGCACTGCTTTGGGGGGCCGGACGTGACCTAGGCCGACGCTGCAGAAGCGCTCACACACACTCACGcgcacgcgcacacgcacacccatatataatatatttatttatacataatagATATAAGTGCCTTTCGGAAACCAGGAAAGGGATAAATAGCCACGGGGACGGGGGGCGCGGGGACGGGGCACGTGGAATGTTTCCCATGCAGCACAGAAGGCGGCGTGGCCCACCcgaagttaaaattaaaaaaaaaaaaaataccaatcaGCCTCACGGTAGAATTCCCATGAGGTGAAGCACGGGGAGAGTAGGGATGGggagcccaaaccaagaatctggggctgggggcctggggggctagGAAGCTGGGACTGTGGAAGTCCAGCCCCTTTGAGTTTGCCAGTCCGAAAATATTggggttggggggttgggggtggggacaaggCCTCAGCCTTTAAATCTTCTCCGGAAAAAAATACTGGGCCCCCTGGCAACCTCCCATTAGTCTCTTTCTAGAAAGGATGTAGGGGTGCCACGAGGAGGGAGAAGTGGGCGTCCTAGGCCGGGGTAGGGGGACAGGCCTTAGAGAAgaaggccagggctgggggctgcggggtCCTGAGGACAGAGGCCACGCGGGTGGATAACTGTCACCCCCACTCTTGATACTGTCACCCCTGGAGTCTAACTAACTCACTgttgaggggaggaaggaggcggctgggaggaggggagaccaAGGAAAGGCTTTGAGGCGTGGGGAACACAattctctccccgcccccagcaaGGGTTCTGTCCCACTGGgcttccctcccccgccccccactccccaccccacaatCCGGCCAACCCGGTTCACAGTATAAAGCACTCCAGCAGGACGGGCATCACAGCGCCCCCCTGCTGCCTGAATCAGAGAGGCCCAGCAAGGAAGGCCAGGAGGGAAGGCTGAGCCAGGCTGGGAGGCTTGGGGTAACACTGTAATCAGAAAGGAGGACTGGGGGCTGAATTGGACGGTGGTTGTGATGGGGGATCCTTAGGAGACCAGAAATTCAGAGCCACTTTTGCTGGGAGGGAGAGGCTGGACAGCCAGGGAGGGAGGTTCACATTTCAGACTAAGTCTGGGTGGCAGGGAAGGAGATTATCATAGGGTGCATCAACTTCCCTTAAAGGGAGGCTCAATTCAGAGGAGGATCTAACCACGTGGAAATGTCAGATAAATAAGCTAAGGTCCGGGAAGCAGGGAGAACCGGCCTGGTTACCCCCTGAAGGGTGGGCGTGGGCAACATCGTGGGGCAGTGGTCTGTGGCGTTTCCTTGTCGGGCCTCTCTGGGAAGACTCCAGTCCACCCCGCAGCTCACCACCAGTACCCCTTTCCCTCCGCCCAAAGCGagacaccctccccccaccctctcccctcccatccccagaGGTTGGGTTGAGGTGAAAGGGCCAACAggcagctggggggagggggtccattccctccccaacccctgcccccaaAGTCACCAGCGTTCTGGCCTCACCGGGCCACAGAAACAAGAGGCGGCACAAAACACAAGGAGGTCCTCCTGTCCGATGACAGTGGTCGCAGAGAGTCAGACACGAGAGGCAGGAAGGCCACACACCCGCtttgtctcttcccctctctctcatcctcctcctcttccaaatCTCTCtcccttgtgtgtttgtttgttttgtgtctaAAGAGTTCACAGAGCAAGAAGGGAGGGCGAGTTCAGGGGGTCGGTGGGCTGGTCACTGCCGCTGGGGCGTTGGGTGCCGGCGAACGCGGAGACCTCCGGGCAGGTGAGGACAAACGAGGAAGTGTACGAAGGGTTAACAACAGGGAAGGGGTCGCCGAGGACTTGAACTTCACTGTGTGTAAAGAGAGAAGCTGTCAGGTTGGGGGCTGCGTCTTGGCTGGTCTGGAAGGGCAGGGGCGGTGCTGGCGGGGGCGGCAGCAGCCAGCTGAAACCATCTTCCTTAGTGGATGCTGACCCCGGCAAATCTCTCACCTCCGCCAGCGGGCCAGGACCCGGCCCCTCTTCGTAGGGAATCTTGCAGCCCGGTTTGTGGGCCACCAGCACAAACTCCAGACGCTCCTTCTCCTTTTGGAGCTCAGCGATCTCCGACTCCAGCTCTGCCTTTTCTTCCTCCAACTGATCTGTCTCCTGAGGCGCAGTcgtggagaggagggaaggagaaaaaggcgGTGAGTGACCAGAGAAGGTGGGTCGGCGGAAACCAGCTCCCTTAGACGTGCTGCGGAGGCCCCGGGGGCTGGAAGGCAGCTCCACATGGAGAGGAGAGACCTCCTGATATGGGGGTCCCGGTGTGCTATGGATGGGACTTGGGACAAGGGTCTTGCCTCCGAGGAGCCCATTTTCCCCATATGTTCAGTGGGAACTGAGAACGGTAGACACGGGGGGCTCTGGTTGCAAGAGGCACTCGGAGGTTTGTTGAACGAATGAGCAATCGTTACATGATTTTAATGCCACCTCCTCTTCTCCGTTATCCTTCCCTCCCCGTCTCCCAGGGAAGAGGCCAGGTggcacagggaaggagaggatcCCACCCCCTCTGCCCTGATTTCCTCAAAGGGCAGCGGGTCACCCTGCAGGCACAGCTCCCAGACCGAGGTGAATTGTAAAAAAGGGAAGGGAGCGGTGGCAGATGCCACCTGCCCATGGTCTGAGAAGCATGGGTGCATGTGACAAGAAACTGACCTAGGAGAAAAGCATTTTGTTTCCCAGACTTTCCGGAATGCCAAAACTAGGAGGAACCAGGAAGGTTCCACGAGGGATtgaagagatggagaaactgagtccaAAATGGGTTATGGCTTGCCCAAGCccgaaagggaggagagaggacaggACCTCTCTTAAAGGTCATAAgccagggcaggcagggcagggagtaCATGAGGGGCTGTGTGTGCGGGGCGAGGGGGGGGGTGTTTTACCCTGTCTGGCCACACCCGTACCTAGTTCCTTGAGAGGAACCTGTGGCAGTGAGCCAGGCCAAAGGCGCAGGTGGCAAGGGGTAGTGGATGGGGAGCCCCCCACCTTGGGTCAGTGTACCCTCACCCTGCCCCAGGGACCATGCTCACCGCCTGGAGCCGGTCAGTCAGCTCCCTCCGACGATTCCTACACTTAGCTGCTGCCAGTTTGTTTCGTTCCCGGCGAacccttctcttctcctcctcctccggaGTCAGCTGAATAGGGGAGACAGA from Canis aureus isolate CA01 chromosome 1, VMU_Caureus_v.1.0, whole genome shotgun sequence encodes the following:
- the FOSB gene encoding protein FosB isoform X1, which encodes MFQAFPGDYDSGSRCSSSPSAESQYLSSVDSFGSPPTAAASQECAGLGEMPGSFVPTVTAITTSQDLQWLVQPTLISSMAQSQGQPLASQPPAVDPYDMPGTSYSTPGMSGYSSGGASGSGGPSTSGTTSGPGPARPARARPRRPREETLTPEEEEKRRVRRERNKLAAAKCRNRRRELTDRLQAETDQLEEEKAELESEIAELQKEKERLEFVLVAHKPGCKIPYEEGPGPGPLAEVRDLPGSASTKEDGFSWLLPPPPAPPLPFQTSQDAAPNLTASLFTHSEVQVLGDPFPVVNPSYTSSFVLTCPEVSAFAGTQRPSGSDQPTDPLNSPSLLAL
- the FOSB gene encoding protein FosB isoform X2: MPGSFVPTVTAITTSQDLQWLVQPTLISSMAQSQGQPLASQPPAVDPYDMPGTSYSTPGMSGYSSGGASGSGGPSTSGTTSGPGPARPARARPRRPREETLTPEEEEKRRVRRERNKLAAAKCRNRRRELTDRLQAETDQLEEEKAELESEIAELQKEKERLEFVLVAHKPGCKIPYEEGPGPGPLAEVRDLPGSASTKEDGFSWLLPPPPAPPLPFQTSQDAAPNLTASLFTHSEVQVLGDPFPVVNPSYTSSFVLTCPEVSAFAGTQRPSGSDQPTDPLNSPSLLAL